The Candidatus Accumulibacter similis genome has a segment encoding these proteins:
- a CDS encoding inositol monophosphatase: MHPALNIIVKAARRASQIINRASLDIEHLQVTSKRQNDFVTEVDKAAEAAIIDVLREAYPEYGILAEESGQVAGSAAGSEYQWIIDPLDGTTNFIHGFPQYAISIALAHRGQVTQAVVYDTVRNEMFSASRGGGAFLNDRRIRVSKCLRLEDALIGTGFPYRVYEHIDAYLAIFKDLARRSAGIRRPGAASLDLAYVACGRFDGFWEFGLSPWDIAGGALLITEAGGLIGDLVGNETYLQTGNLVAGTPKVFAQLLQVIDAHRTPGLPA, from the coding sequence ATGCATCCAGCTCTGAACATCATCGTCAAGGCGGCGCGGCGCGCCAGCCAGATCATCAATCGTGCGTCCCTGGACATCGAGCACCTGCAGGTGACCAGCAAGCGCCAGAACGACTTCGTCACGGAAGTGGACAAGGCGGCCGAGGCAGCGATCATCGACGTCCTGCGCGAGGCCTATCCGGAGTACGGGATTCTAGCAGAAGAGTCGGGTCAGGTCGCCGGCAGCGCTGCCGGCAGCGAGTACCAGTGGATCATCGATCCGCTTGACGGCACGACCAACTTCATCCACGGCTTCCCGCAGTACGCCATTTCGATCGCGCTGGCGCATCGCGGGCAGGTGACGCAGGCGGTCGTCTATGACACGGTGCGCAACGAGATGTTCAGCGCCAGCAGGGGGGGCGGCGCCTTCCTCAACGATCGCCGCATCCGGGTCAGCAAGTGTCTGCGCCTGGAGGACGCCCTGATCGGCACCGGTTTCCCCTATCGGGTGTATGAGCACATCGACGCCTATCTCGCCATCTTCAAGGACCTGGCGCGCAGGTCGGCGGGGATCCGGCGGCCGGGCGCCGCGTCGCTCGATCTCGCGTACGTCGCCTGCGGGCGCTTCGACGGCTTCTGGGAATTCGGGCTGTCGCCCTGGGACATCGCCGGCGGGGCGCTGCTGATCACCGAAGCGGGGGGCCTGATCGGCGATCTGGTCGGCAACGAGACCTACCTGCAGACGGGCAATCTGGTCGCCGGCACGCCGAAGGTCTTCGCCCAGTTGCTGCAGGTGATCGACGCCCATCGGACGCCGGGCCTGCCGGCCTGA